In Actinomadura luteofluorescens, the sequence CGGCGGTAGCCGAGCAAAGGTCAAGATTGGTCATACGATCGGTTCATGACCTCAGTACTGCTCGCCGAGGACGACACGTCCATCTCCGAGCCTCTCGCCCGCGCGCTGCGTCGCGAGGGGTACACCGTCGAAGTCAGTCCCGACGGCCCTCAGGCGCTGGAGCGGGCGCTCGGGGGCGGCGTGGACCTGATCGTCCTCGATCTCGGCCTTCCCGAGCTGGACGGCCTTGAGGTGGCCCGCCGGGTGCGGGCCGAGGGGCATGGCGTGCCCATCCTGATCCTGACCGCCCGTGCCGACGAGGTCGACACCGTCGTCGGGCTGGACGCGGGCGCCGACGACTACGTGACCAAGCCGTTCCGGCTGGCGGAGCTGCTCGCGCGGGTGCGCGCTCTGCTGCGCCGGGGCAGCACCGAGACCCCGATCGTCCAGGGGGTGCGGAT encodes:
- a CDS encoding response regulator transcription factor gives rise to the protein MTSVLLAEDDTSISEPLARALRREGYTVEVSPDGPQALERALGGGVDLIVLDLGLPELDGLEVARRVRAEGHGVPILILTARADEVDTVVGLDAGADDYVTKPFRLAELLARVRALLRRGSTETPIVQGVRIDAESRRAWMGDQELQLTTKEFDLLRVLVRDAGKVVTREQIMREVWDTNWWGSTKTLDMHISWLRRKLGDDAGSPRYITTVRGVGFRFERGD